A part of Candidatus Binatia bacterium genomic DNA contains:
- the cofD gene encoding 2-phospho-L-lactate transferase encodes MIKTLLLAGGVGGARFLRGLSAALPPDQLDVIVNTADDDTFHGLHVSPDVDTLLYTLAGKVDRTQGWGLRGDRFDTMDALAAFGEDVWFRLGNQDLATHLFRTAALQRGESLTEVTRRQREALGVSMRIRPMSDDRVRTIIHTPKGKLAFQEYLVRDRARSDVLKITYAGIRAAKPAPGILETIARADLILIAPSNPFVSIGPILALPGVRGAMRKTRAPIIGVSPLIGGRTVKGPADRMMRGLGFAASPSGLVSIYKGLLDGLLLDQKDQQHQRGLVADGLAVACLPILMNTAAKSRHVAKAALSMAAALRSQPRKAV; translated from the coding sequence ATGATCAAAACCCTTCTCCTGGCTGGTGGTGTTGGCGGTGCCCGGTTCCTTCGTGGCCTGTCCGCAGCCCTCCCGCCCGACCAACTCGACGTGATCGTGAACACCGCAGACGATGACACGTTCCACGGCCTGCACGTCTCACCCGACGTGGACACCTTGCTCTATACGCTCGCCGGCAAGGTCGACCGCACGCAGGGTTGGGGACTTCGTGGGGACCGCTTCGATACCATGGACGCCCTCGCGGCCTTCGGGGAGGACGTCTGGTTCCGACTCGGCAATCAGGATCTGGCCACGCACCTCTTTCGCACAGCGGCGCTCCAACGCGGCGAGTCGTTGACCGAGGTCACTCGCCGCCAGAGGGAAGCCCTCGGGGTTTCCATGCGGATCCGGCCCATGAGCGACGACCGTGTGCGGACCATCATCCACACACCGAAGGGTAAACTCGCATTTCAGGAGTACCTCGTGCGCGACCGGGCCCGCAGCGACGTGCTGAAAATCACTTACGCCGGGATTCGTGCCGCGAAACCCGCCCCCGGTATTCTGGAAACCATCGCGCGTGCCGATCTGATCCTGATCGCGCCCAGCAACCCCTTCGTCAGCATCGGTCCTATTCTCGCCCTGCCCGGCGTGCGAGGTGCGATGCGCAAGACCCGAGCACCGATCATCGGCGTCTCGCCCTTGATCGGCGGGCGCACTGTCAAAGGCCCGGCCGACCGCATGATGCGTGGACTCGGATTCGCTGCGAGCCCGAGCGGTCTGGTGAGTATCTACAAGGGACTCCTCGACGGATTGCTTCTCGACCAGAAAGATCAGCAACACCAGCGCGGCCTCGTCGCAGACGGCCTCGCCGTTGCATGTCTTCCCATTTTGATGAACACAGCGGCCAAAAGTCGTCATGTAGCAAAAGCCGCTCTTTCCATGGCCGCAGCACTCCGCTCCCAACCGCGAAAGGCGGTTTAA
- the cofE gene encoding coenzyme F420-0:L-glutamate ligase — protein sequence MPIMILPVPGIPAIHADTDLSQVLATAISDSKLGVKAGDVLVVCQKIVSKAEGRIVALDGIEPSDLARRWAEAHEKDPRLVELVFRESNRIVRMERGNLIVETGPGWICANAGIDQSNAVEEGTVTLLPLDADASAEKLREGLRQQLGVDFAVIVTDTFGRPWREGQVEFALGVAGLNPIEDLGGTPDLIGRELGVTQIAAADQLASAAGLAMGKSDGMPAILIRGWVPAPNTRPDESGRANNGTRLIRPTENDLFR from the coding sequence ATGCCCATCATGATTCTCCCCGTGCCCGGAATTCCGGCAATTCACGCGGACACGGACCTGAGCCAGGTCCTCGCCACGGCGATTTCCGATTCCAAGCTGGGCGTCAAGGCTGGCGACGTGCTGGTGGTCTGCCAGAAAATCGTATCCAAGGCCGAGGGGCGCATTGTCGCGCTGGACGGGATCGAGCCCTCCGACCTCGCGCGCCGTTGGGCGGAGGCGCATGAAAAAGATCCGCGGCTCGTCGAACTCGTCTTCCGCGAGAGCAATCGGATCGTTCGCATGGAGCGCGGCAATCTGATCGTGGAGACCGGACCCGGGTGGATCTGTGCCAATGCAGGAATCGACCAATCGAATGCTGTCGAGGAGGGGACTGTTACCCTCCTCCCGCTCGATGCCGATGCTTCGGCAGAGAAACTTCGCGAGGGCTTGCGGCAGCAGCTCGGCGTCGACTTTGCCGTGATTGTGACCGACACCTTCGGCCGACCATGGCGCGAGGGACAGGTGGAATTTGCACTCGGTGTCGCCGGCCTCAACCCGATCGAAGACCTCGGCGGCACTCCGGATCTGATCGGCAGAGAATTAGGGGTCACCCAGATCGCTGCCGCCGACCAGCTCGCAAGTGCAGCAGGCCTCGCCATGGGAAAATCCGATGGCATGCCCGCCATCCTGATCCGTGGATGGGTCCCCGCCCCCAATACTCGACCCGACGAATCCGGTCGCGCCAACAACGGCACCCGGCTGATCCGCCCGACCGAGAACGACCTGTTCCGCTAG
- a CDS encoding Coenzyme F420 hydrogenase/dehydrogenase, beta subunit C-terminal domain, translating to MDTPIRSTFKQMMNEVVDYGSCCECGSCVLVCPHNVIDYINDKPKQVAKESAAFDYCGMSEGIGCDVCAQVCPRLFPRDFQLAPEVFRDEPPVYEGIFGNYRRILVARSSDKGILESGQDGGVVTTMLAYMFEKGMIDGAAVSARDPELPAHPIPALVTSREEVLDTAGSWYTYCPNNLALREAEEKGCEKVAFVGVPCQITPIRKMQQADPAFLDNGKKKPQHVEKQTRFLKSYGDRVDWTIGLLCSEVFTYEGLMVDKIQEDMGVPLSEVTKFNVKGKVLIYKKDGEVVDMPLKRSQEYARAECHHCGDFTGELADISCGGVGTTDWTIVILRNERGEELFDEMVADGRFETRPMEEFEKSMTVLLRLAQRQHERVPVPPGRDPSWVRPPFALPGDRDES from the coding sequence ATGGACACGCCGATCCGATCGACCTTCAAGCAAATGATGAACGAGGTCGTGGACTATGGGAGTTGTTGCGAATGCGGCTCCTGTGTTCTCGTCTGTCCGCATAACGTCATCGACTATATCAACGACAAGCCAAAGCAGGTCGCCAAGGAGTCTGCCGCCTTTGATTATTGCGGTATGAGCGAGGGGATTGGTTGTGACGTCTGCGCCCAGGTGTGCCCACGCTTGTTCCCTCGAGATTTCCAATTAGCTCCCGAGGTCTTTCGCGATGAGCCTCCGGTCTACGAAGGGATCTTTGGGAACTATCGTCGAATTCTGGTAGCGCGCTCTTCGGACAAGGGGATTCTGGAGTCCGGACAGGATGGCGGTGTCGTCACCACGATGCTCGCCTATATGTTTGAAAAAGGCATGATCGATGGCGCTGCTGTTTCCGCGCGCGATCCCGAGTTGCCGGCACATCCTATTCCGGCGTTGGTTACCAGCCGTGAGGAAGTCCTCGATACGGCAGGATCCTGGTACACCTATTGCCCCAACAACCTGGCCCTGCGTGAAGCTGAGGAGAAGGGCTGCGAAAAAGTGGCCTTTGTCGGTGTGCCTTGCCAGATCACTCCGATCCGTAAGATGCAGCAAGCCGATCCCGCCTTTCTCGACAACGGCAAGAAGAAGCCGCAGCATGTCGAGAAGCAGACCCGTTTTCTCAAGAGCTACGGCGACCGGGTCGACTGGACGATCGGGTTACTTTGCTCGGAGGTATTCACCTACGAGGGGCTGATGGTCGACAAGATTCAGGAAGATATGGGCGTTCCCCTGAGCGAAGTCACCAAATTCAACGTGAAGGGGAAGGTCCTCATTTACAAAAAGGACGGCGAGGTCGTAGATATGCCGTTGAAACGCTCACAGGAATACGCGCGAGCGGAGTGTCATCACTGCGGCGATTTCACCGGCGAGCTCGCCGATATCTCCTGCGGCGGTGTTGGGACGACGGACTGGACGATCGTGATCTTGCGCAACGAACGTGGCGAGGAGCTCTTCGACGAGATGGTCGCCGATGGCCGCTTCGAAACTCGCCCCATGGAGGAGTTCGAAAAATCGATGACGGTTCTCCTCCGGCTCGCGCAGCGCCAGCACGAGCGGGTTCCGGTCCCGCCCGGAAGGGATCCCTCATGGGTGAGACCGCCGTTTGCCCTGCCGGGGGACCGCGACGAGTCCTGA
- a CDS encoding adenine phosphoribosyltransferase, with the protein MSDLKSHIREVPDFPKPGISFKDITPLLADAKVFEEVTRQLAEPFRGKVDGVVGIESRGFIFGAPVALSLGVGFHLIRKPGKLPAETHAITYDLEYGSDTLEIHKDAFAPGSRVLMVDDLLATGGTARAAVELLGKLDVEVVTAAFVIELTALPGRKVLEPVPVLSLIGYDD; encoded by the coding sequence ATGTCAGATTTGAAATCACATATTCGAGAAGTTCCGGATTTTCCGAAACCCGGAATCAGCTTCAAGGACATCACGCCTCTGTTGGCCGATGCCAAAGTTTTCGAGGAAGTCACGCGCCAACTGGCGGAGCCCTTTCGGGGCAAGGTCGACGGAGTCGTGGGTATCGAATCCCGTGGATTTATATTCGGCGCGCCGGTCGCACTCTCGCTGGGGGTTGGCTTCCATCTGATTCGGAAACCGGGAAAGCTCCCGGCCGAGACCCACGCGATCACCTATGATCTGGAATATGGGAGCGACACGCTGGAGATCCACAAGGACGCTTTCGCTCCCGGCAGCCGCGTTCTCATGGTGGATGATCTCCTGGCGACTGGTGGCACCGCGCGTGCCGCCGTCGAACTTCTCGGCAAACTCGACGTTGAAGTGGTGACCGCAGCTTTCGTCATCGAGCTGACAGCGCTTCCGGGACGCAAGGTGCTCGAGCCCGTCCCCGTCCTCTCGCTGATCGGATACGACGATTGA
- a CDS encoding M23 family metallopeptidase, which translates to MRRIARIRALVLGACWTIGVVGCSPVPDLSPSGPPAAAAQAYSLPSYAMIWPSDGALAASFGPRGDEHHDGIDILAKEGRPVRAALGGEVLFAGSLPGYGNVVILQHPKALTTVYAHNQVNRVRAGARVRRGEVIALVGRTGRATAPNLHFEVRRRNQARDPMQYLPRRTVETASLDRHSGS; encoded by the coding sequence ATGCGGCGGATCGCAAGGATACGCGCTCTGGTCTTGGGCGCTTGTTGGACAATCGGTGTGGTGGGGTGCTCCCCGGTGCCGGATCTCTCGCCATCAGGGCCGCCAGCGGCTGCGGCGCAGGCCTATAGCCTCCCCAGTTATGCGATGATCTGGCCCTCCGACGGCGCGCTTGCGGCTAGTTTCGGTCCGCGGGGCGACGAACATCACGACGGAATTGATATTCTCGCGAAAGAGGGTCGCCCGGTTCGTGCGGCGCTGGGTGGCGAAGTTCTCTTCGCTGGCTCATTGCCCGGCTACGGGAATGTGGTGATTCTGCAGCACCCAAAAGCCCTGACCACCGTGTACGCACACAATCAGGTAAACCGGGTCCGGGCAGGGGCAAGAGTGCGCCGAGGCGAAGTCATTGCTTTGGTAGGACGCACGGGTCGGGCGACAGCGCCGAATCTGCACTTTGAGGTGCGGCGCCGGAATCAGGCTCGTGATCCCATGCAATACCTTCCGCGAAGGACTGTGGAGACCGCAAGCCTCGACAGACATTCCGGAAGCTGA
- a CDS encoding integration host factor subunit alpha, which yields MTKADIVEQIHQQSRSSRKDVAECVDLVFEKIKSTLEGGEAVKLSGFGNFIVHDKRARRGRNPQTGESITISSRKVLSFRPSQLLKAKVNR from the coding sequence ATGACAAAAGCCGACATCGTCGAACAGATCCATCAACAATCGCGTTCTTCTCGCAAGGATGTCGCTGAATGCGTGGATCTCGTTTTTGAAAAAATCAAAAGCACTCTGGAGGGCGGCGAAGCCGTAAAGCTCTCCGGGTTTGGCAACTTCATCGTTCACGACAAGCGCGCCCGACGGGGGCGCAATCCGCAGACCGGGGAGTCGATCACGATCTCCAGTCGGAAGGTTTTGTCCTTTCGCCCGAGCCAATTGCTCAAGGCGAAGGTCAATCGCTGA
- the pheT gene encoding phenylalanine--tRNA ligase subunit beta, with protein sequence MLLPLDWLEERLSDLPAADVLGERLTLAGLEIEEVRLSQVPAKIVVGRVMQVDPHPDADRLRVCTVDVGGETPATIVCGAPNVDAGQFVPVAMPGARMPGGMKIKAGKLRGVRSEGMICSEKELALGEGQDGILVLAAADFRDGRDLVPGEALDARLPAVTVLDIAITPNRGDCISVLGIARDVAAIFGLDLTPPTASVVDTNGAESSVAAAIEAPDLCPWYCAQPFDVSNAIPTPLWMRRRLEQCGVRALSPVVDLTNYVMLETGQPLHAFDESCVAGGTLVVRRATAGEKMVLLDSREIELVSDDLVIADSLGPVALAGVMGGARAEVSSATTRIVLESGIFDPRTVRRTARRVGVHSEASFRFERQVDGQGAAEAVGVFAAMGQSLSLEAAGACAVAGRKPVDAAAIALDAKRPGHLLGVSVPEAETIAALESLGARVEGADGSLLVTPPSYRNDWQQEADLVEEVARLRGFDKIPTTLPRVETRARRRPGNFSQAVRAALCSRGLSEALTLSFAEPSENERFPGIWPQGSGSVLMRNPLATVASEMRRSLLPGMLEVARLNRSRDAAFIPLFTTGRIFANPLTGAAEERRAVAMLVAGTPPSPVGEASMPITFLGWKGLLESALDEIGHLSARWVSGDLPEAFHPGQAAILSVGDRVLGFVGALHPRVAAELDLDDAPVWLAELDLELWKELAGDHPQFSPLARHPVVRRDVALLMSADLPAGQVLEDLQSGGVNLLETVTLFDEYRGEGVPDGQKSLAFSFSFRAPDRTLTDEEVGAAQEKLLAGLAEKYSFELR encoded by the coding sequence ATGCTTCTCCCTCTGGATTGGCTCGAAGAGCGGCTTTCGGATTTACCTGCAGCAGACGTCCTCGGCGAACGGTTGACGCTCGCCGGACTCGAGATCGAAGAGGTCCGTCTGTCTCAAGTTCCTGCGAAAATTGTGGTCGGGCGGGTGATGCAGGTGGACCCCCATCCGGATGCGGATCGGCTGCGGGTTTGCACGGTGGATGTGGGCGGCGAGACACCGGCGACGATTGTCTGCGGTGCTCCGAATGTGGATGCCGGACAGTTTGTTCCGGTGGCGATGCCGGGGGCGCGGATGCCCGGTGGTATGAAGATCAAGGCCGGGAAACTCCGCGGCGTTCGCTCCGAGGGAATGATTTGTTCCGAAAAGGAACTGGCACTCGGCGAGGGCCAGGACGGCATTCTGGTGCTTGCGGCCGCAGATTTTCGCGATGGCCGAGACCTGGTGCCGGGAGAAGCCCTGGACGCTCGATTGCCGGCAGTCACGGTTCTCGATATCGCCATCACACCGAACCGAGGCGATTGTATTTCGGTCCTCGGGATCGCCCGTGATGTGGCGGCTATTTTCGGGCTGGACCTGACACCGCCTACAGCCAGTGTGGTGGATACAAATGGCGCGGAGTCTTCGGTTGCCGCGGCCATCGAGGCGCCGGACCTTTGTCCCTGGTATTGCGCGCAACCATTCGACGTGAGCAATGCGATTCCGACCCCCCTGTGGATGCGTCGTCGCCTGGAGCAATGCGGCGTGCGCGCCTTGTCGCCCGTCGTTGACCTTACGAATTACGTGATGCTGGAAACCGGCCAACCGCTCCATGCCTTTGATGAGTCGTGTGTTGCCGGTGGCACGCTGGTGGTCCGTCGGGCCACCGCCGGTGAGAAGATGGTTTTGCTGGATTCGAGAGAGATCGAACTTGTATCGGACGATCTCGTGATTGCGGATTCCCTCGGACCGGTTGCTCTGGCAGGGGTGATGGGTGGTGCGCGAGCCGAGGTCTCTTCAGCGACCACGAGGATCGTTCTCGAGAGTGGAATTTTCGACCCCCGCACGGTCCGTCGCACAGCGCGCCGCGTGGGCGTTCATTCCGAAGCATCGTTTCGCTTCGAACGCCAAGTCGATGGGCAGGGTGCAGCGGAGGCCGTTGGCGTCTTTGCGGCGATGGGGCAGAGCCTTTCGCTGGAGGCGGCAGGCGCGTGCGCCGTGGCCGGACGAAAGCCCGTGGATGCGGCCGCGATCGCGCTTGATGCGAAGCGCCCCGGGCATCTGCTCGGGGTTTCTGTGCCGGAGGCCGAAACAATTGCGGCGTTGGAGTCGCTTGGCGCTCGTGTGGAAGGGGCCGATGGCTCGCTTCTGGTAACGCCTCCCTCCTACCGCAACGACTGGCAGCAGGAAGCAGATCTGGTCGAGGAGGTCGCGCGCTTGCGTGGCTTCGACAAGATTCCGACCACACTTCCCCGAGTGGAGACGCGGGCGCGGCGACGCCCGGGAAATTTCTCGCAAGCCGTGCGGGCCGCCCTGTGCAGCCGCGGGCTGTCCGAAGCACTGACCCTGAGTTTTGCCGAGCCCTCCGAGAATGAGCGTTTCCCCGGCATCTGGCCGCAGGGCTCCGGAAGCGTCCTGATGCGCAACCCGCTGGCCACCGTAGCCAGCGAGATGCGCCGGAGCCTGCTTCCCGGAATGCTGGAGGTCGCGCGTCTCAATCGCTCGCGTGATGCGGCCTTTATTCCGCTATTCACGACAGGCCGGATTTTTGCGAATCCGCTGACGGGCGCAGCAGAGGAACGACGAGCCGTGGCCATGCTGGTGGCCGGGACACCGCCTTCACCCGTGGGCGAGGCCTCGATGCCGATCACCTTCCTTGGCTGGAAAGGGCTTCTGGAGTCCGCGCTCGATGAGATCGGTCACCTCTCGGCGCGGTGGGTGTCGGGTGATTTACCCGAAGCATTCCATCCGGGGCAGGCGGCGATCTTGTCGGTCGGCGATCGCGTCCTGGGGTTTGTAGGTGCTCTGCATCCGCGTGTGGCAGCCGAACTGGATCTCGATGATGCGCCGGTCTGGCTTGCGGAACTGGACCTGGAACTATGGAAGGAATTAGCGGGAGACCATCCGCAATTTTCGCCGCTTGCACGACACCCCGTTGTGCGGCGCGATGTCGCTTTGCTGATGTCTGCCGATCTGCCCGCAGGGCAGGTCCTCGAGGACCTGCAATCGGGCGGCGTGAACCTGCTCGAAACTGTGACGCTTTTTGATGAGTACCGAGGAGAGGGCGTGCCGGACGGGCAGAAGAGTCTGGCTTTCAGTTTCTCCTTTCGGGCGCCTGATCGCACGCTTACCGATGAGGAAGTGGGTGCGGCCCAAGAAAAGCTGCTCGCTGGACTTGCCGAGAAATATTCGTTCGAGCTACGCTGA
- the pheS gene encoding phenylalanine--tRNA ligase subunit alpha, which produces MSVGEEIDSLERETLVRVPTLKTEEALEQLRIEVLGRKGAITGILRGLKDVAPEERPVLGDRANAAKRSMESAIDTALVELRAAAENIRIESERIDVSLPAARWPTGHLHPLQQSMSEAIAVLEGMGFEVADGPEMEDDEHNFEALNFAPDHPARDMADTFLLEDGRLLRTHTSPIQVREMRKRKPPLAVIAPGATYRRDDDATHLPMFHQIEAFLVDTDIRFSDLKGVLEEFLGAFFGKVGLRFRASYFPFVEPGAEVDIACVMCAGAGSGCRVCSNTGWLEILGAGMIHPNVLRSVGYDPSAVSGFAFGVGVERLAMLRHAIDDMRLLVENDLRFLRQF; this is translated from the coding sequence ATGTCGGTCGGGGAGGAGATTGACTCTCTTGAGAGAGAAACGCTCGTTCGCGTGCCGACTCTCAAGACCGAAGAGGCGCTAGAGCAGCTTCGGATCGAGGTTCTGGGGCGCAAAGGCGCCATTACAGGCATTCTGCGCGGGCTGAAAGACGTCGCTCCGGAAGAGCGCCCGGTTCTGGGGGATCGGGCCAACGCTGCCAAACGCTCGATGGAGTCAGCGATCGATACGGCCCTCGTCGAGCTGCGCGCTGCTGCAGAGAATATCCGTATCGAATCCGAGCGGATCGACGTTTCTCTCCCGGCCGCCCGTTGGCCGACGGGGCACCTGCACCCCTTGCAGCAGTCGATGAGCGAGGCGATCGCCGTGCTCGAGGGGATGGGATTCGAGGTCGCCGACGGACCCGAGATGGAGGACGACGAGCATAATTTTGAGGCTCTGAACTTCGCACCGGACCACCCGGCCCGCGATATGGCCGACACCTTCCTGCTCGAAGATGGTCGTTTGCTGCGGACGCATACTTCCCCGATTCAGGTGCGGGAAATGCGAAAACGGAAACCGCCTCTCGCGGTGATCGCACCGGGCGCGACCTATCGCCGCGATGACGACGCCACGCACCTGCCCATGTTCCACCAGATCGAGGCGTTTCTGGTCGATACGGATATCCGCTTTTCCGACTTGAAGGGCGTGCTCGAGGAGTTTCTCGGAGCCTTCTTCGGCAAGGTTGGTTTACGTTTCCGTGCCTCGTATTTTCCGTTTGTCGAGCCGGGCGCTGAAGTCGATATCGCTTGTGTGATGTGTGCGGGTGCAGGCAGCGGTTGCCGTGTCTGCAGCAATACGGGATGGCTCGAAATTCTCGGGGCCGGCATGATCCATCCCAATGTCCTTCGTTCGGTCGGCTATGATCCGAGCGCCGTGTCGGGCTTTGCCTTCGGCGTTGGAGTGGAGCGCCTGGCGATGCTCCGCCATGCCATCGATGATATGAGGCTTCTCGTGGAAAACGACCTTCGCTTCTTGAGGCAGTTCTAG
- the rplT gene encoding 50S ribosomal protein L20, whose translation MPRVKRGFKARRRRKKYLKLAKGFVGGRRKLYTVARETVEKGLGYAFRDRKVRKRDFRRLWIVRINAAARAEGISYSRLIAGLNKAEIEIDRKALAAIAATDSAAFGAIAEKAKSALTA comes from the coding sequence ATGCCGCGAGTCAAACGTGGGTTCAAGGCGCGTCGCCGCCGTAAAAAATATTTGAAGCTGGCAAAAGGTTTCGTCGGTGGCCGGCGGAAACTTTATACTGTCGCGCGCGAGACCGTCGAGAAGGGGCTTGGATACGCCTTCCGTGACCGCAAGGTCCGCAAGCGAGACTTCCGTCGACTTTGGATCGTTCGCATCAATGCTGCGGCCCGGGCGGAAGGCATTAGCTACAGCCGGTTGATCGCGGGGCTGAACAAGGCCGAGATCGAGATCGATCGCAAGGCTCTTGCTGCGATTGCCGCTACGGATTCTGCTGCCTTCGGCGCCATTGCCGAGAAGGCAAAAAGCGCGCTGACGGCCTGA
- the rpmI gene encoding 50S ribosomal protein L35, with protein MPKIKTNRAAAKRFKRLASGKFKRSHGYARHQMRTKTTKQKRKLRSGVIVTAADTPSLRRLLPNG; from the coding sequence ATGCCGAAAATTAAGACCAATCGAGCCGCAGCCAAGCGCTTCAAGCGCCTGGCCAGCGGTAAATTCAAGCGTTCCCATGGGTACGCCCGGCACCAGATGCGGACCAAGACGACGAAGCAGAAGCGCAAGCTTCGCAGCGGCGTGATTGTCACCGCGGCGGATACTCCGTCGCTCCGGCGCTTGTTGCCGAACGGATAA
- the thrS gene encoding threonine--tRNA ligase — MADESFREEERLVVGARAGETPKEAFVRSGRTSKAIKKAIGARAGDQLFDLVTPLPEDLEIEPVGMSSPDALEFIRHSTAHLMAQAVQQLFPDAQVTIGPVIEDGFYYDFAFERAFTPEDLEAIEDEMRKISKANLPIERSVESREDAVARFRSMGEDYKVEIIESIPGDQPISLYQQGDFVDLCRGPHAPSTGRLAAFKLTHVAGAYWRGDEKNEMLQRIYGTAFADKKELKAHLERIEEARKRDHRKVGPALDLFSLHPIAPGMPFFHARGTIVFNTLVTYVRDLYTRYGYDEVITPLLYKTELFKTSGHYDSYRDDMFLLEADSDEYGVKPMNCPGHVYLFGQGKKSYRDLPIRMADFSRLHRLERSGVMAGLTRVRGFSQDDAHIFCMPEQLDEEFASFLQMTREVYEDFGFADVEVALETRPEKYLGELELWERAETALAEGLTRAGFSYSVSPGDGAFYGPKVAFNFRDVLKRDWTLSTIQLDCAMPDRFGIKYTRPDGSEGRPMMLHRAVLGSLERFIAILLEHTAGALPLWLAPEQVRVLSITDRVVDYGHTVVKSLEKVGVRATLDQRNEKLGFKVRESQLQKIPVLAVIGDQEAEAGSVAPRFRGEKNTEAEPLDVFVQRVAKLAELPSRARESSPTSDGTRENETHHAEN; from the coding sequence ATGGCGGACGAGTCTTTTCGGGAAGAAGAGCGCTTGGTGGTCGGAGCCAGAGCGGGAGAGACTCCGAAGGAGGCTTTTGTCCGCTCCGGCAGGACCTCCAAGGCGATCAAGAAGGCAATTGGTGCTCGTGCGGGCGATCAGTTGTTCGACCTCGTCACGCCCCTGCCTGAAGACCTGGAGATCGAACCCGTCGGCATGAGTTCCCCCGATGCTCTCGAGTTCATCCGCCACTCGACGGCTCATCTCATGGCGCAAGCCGTCCAGCAGCTCTTTCCCGACGCGCAGGTCACGATCGGCCCCGTGATTGAAGATGGCTTCTACTACGATTTTGCTTTCGAGCGGGCTTTTACGCCCGAGGATCTCGAGGCGATCGAAGACGAGATGCGCAAAATCTCCAAAGCGAATCTGCCGATTGAGAGATCGGTGGAGTCGCGGGAAGACGCCGTCGCCAGGTTCCGCTCGATGGGCGAGGACTACAAGGTCGAGATCATCGAGTCGATCCCCGGCGACCAGCCCATCTCGCTTTACCAGCAGGGAGATTTCGTCGATCTCTGCCGGGGGCCGCACGCGCCCTCGACTGGACGCTTGGCGGCTTTCAAGCTGACGCACGTCGCCGGGGCCTACTGGCGCGGCGACGAAAAAAACGAGATGCTGCAGCGCATCTACGGAACGGCGTTTGCTGACAAGAAGGAATTGAAAGCACACCTCGAGCGCATCGAGGAAGCGCGCAAGCGGGATCATCGCAAAGTCGGGCCGGCTCTCGATCTGTTCTCGCTGCACCCGATTGCCCCCGGTATGCCTTTCTTCCATGCGCGAGGGACAATCGTTTTCAATACGCTTGTGACGTATGTACGCGATCTCTACACGCGCTACGGTTACGACGAAGTCATTACGCCTCTGCTTTACAAGACCGAGCTCTTCAAGACGTCGGGGCACTACGACTCCTACCGCGACGATATGTTTCTCCTCGAGGCCGACTCCGACGAATACGGCGTCAAGCCGATGAACTGTCCCGGGCACGTGTACCTGTTCGGGCAGGGGAAGAAATCTTACCGGGATCTGCCCATTCGGATGGCTGACTTTTCCCGGTTGCATCGCCTCGAACGTTCGGGCGTCATGGCGGGGCTGACCCGGGTGCGCGGGTTCTCGCAGGATGACGCGCATATCTTCTGCATGCCTGAGCAACTCGATGAAGAGTTCGCCTCCTTTCTGCAGATGACGCGTGAGGTTTATGAGGACTTCGGCTTTGCCGACGTCGAAGTCGCCCTCGAGACGCGTCCGGAGAAATATCTCGGCGAACTGGAATTGTGGGAAAGGGCCGAAACGGCACTGGCCGAGGGCCTGACCCGAGCCGGATTTTCCTACAGCGTGAGCCCGGGCGATGGTGCGTTCTACGGGCCCAAGGTCGCTTTCAACTTCCGGGACGTTCTCAAGCGAGATTGGACGCTGTCGACAATCCAGCTCGATTGCGCGATGCCCGATCGATTCGGAATCAAATATACCCGTCCGGATGGCTCCGAGGGGCGTCCGATGATGCTGCATCGGGCCGTTTTGGGCTCTTTGGAGCGTTTTATTGCCATCTTGCTCGAACATACCGCTGGTGCGTTGCCTTTGTGGCTGGCGCCGGAGCAGGTCCGAGTGTTAAGCATCACCGACCGGGTGGTTGATTATGGCCACACAGTCGTTAAATCACTGGAGAAAGTCGGTGTCAGGGCAACCCTCGACCAGCGAAACGAAAAGCTTGGTTTCAAGGTACGAGAGTCCCAACTGCAGAAGATACCGGTTCTGGCCGTGATCGGAGACCAGGAAGCGGAAGCGGGGTCGGTAGCACCGCGCTTTCGAGGGGAAAAAAATACAGAGGCCGAGCCTCTCGATGTCTTCGTGCAGAGAGTGGCTAAATTGGCGGAATTACCGAGTCGGGCAAGGGAATCATCCCCGACATCGGATGGAACGAGAGAAAACGAGACGCATCATGCCGAAAATTAA